In Methanofollis sp., the genomic window GCGTGTGTCTTTCCATCATAGTGGTGTTTGCCGGGGGGCCAGGTCATCGAGGTGTGACCAGAGGAAATTTGAAAAATCTTTGATTGACCCCGGGCTCGATTGTGAGAACAGCGTTATATCTCTTCCTGGATCAGAGGGGCGACCAGAGCAGGAGGGTTTCTCCAGAGCCGACCGAACAAAAAATGAAGTTTGGCTCTGGAGAAATCCCCGGATCCTATCCCTGCGGTGCCTGCAGGTCCGAATGTGGGTGTGTGGCCCTGGTGAACACGCCCGGGTAAAATACGTCTGTATATGCCCCCGATCAGGGGATCACACCTCCCATTCGGGGCTATATCGGGGAGATCCTGCGATCCGGGCATACCGGGGGCCGTGGGCAAAACAGGCTGAAATCCGGCAGGACTCAACGCCCTCTGGCCGCCGATATGATTGGGAGTAATGATTCCCTTCTCCCGCCCCCTCAGGTGCCGGGGAGGGGGAGGGAGCGGGGCTGGAAATCGTCCGGATCCGGGCTCTGGAGAACCCTCATATTGAGATTGATATCGGCATTCCAGAGCGGGAATTCTACAGTGACCTCTCCAGGAAGCGATCACTCTACGCGAAGGTTTCTCCGGGTCCTGAACTTAAAGGTCGATGCCGCGTTCTCTCAGTTCTTTCGTCTTTTTCTCGGAGCAGGCCTCGCACCTGAACTCAGGGGCGCCGTCGTCTGTCCGGTCATAGTTGGAGGTCATGACAAGGCGGTATCCGCGGCAGACCTTTCCACAGTCCACGCACCTGATATTCTCCTTTACTTCCCACTGGGCGGCGAGGGCCTTGGAGGTGAAGATGAAGCGATCCACCCAGAAGAAGATGAGACCACCGATGAAGTTGGCGATGATGGTGGCGGTGATGGGGTCCATCGTGGAGAGGAGGATCAGCACGCCGGCGAGGAGGGGAGTCGAGAGTTGCCACCTGATGAGGTAGAGCCCGTAACGCTTGAAATTGACGTCCATATATCTGTATAAATTCAGAATCGCGGATAATAAACCTGAGTATGAGGACAGGGGAAGAACCTTCATCTCCCTTGCCATGCCACCTGATCAGATATGGCAGATGCAGAGACAGAGGAGGGCGCATCCACCTCTTCTATAGTGTCGTCGGTGAGACTGCATGACGGCGCCGAAGGCGCGGATATCGAAGGCCAGATCCACCCCCCCGATATCGTCGTCGGAGAGACGGCAGGGCGGGGCCGCGGTGTCTTTGCCGCAAGGGACTTCCTGCGCGGCGAGGTGATCGAGGTCTGCCCGGTGATCGTCTCGGCAGGCGCCGGGGATGAGGGTCTCATCGACCAGACAAACTTCTTCAACTACTACTTCGGGTGGGGAGAGGGGGAGCGGGCCTGTGCGGTCGCCCTCGGCTACGGTTCGCTGTACAACCACTCATACCACCCGAACGCCGACCACCGCCGGGACTTCGCCGCCGGCACGATCACGGTCGCGGCCTGCCGGCGCATCAGGGCGGGCGAGGAGATCACTATCAACTATACCGGCCCGGTGAACTGCCGGGACCCGGTCTGGTTCGACGTCGTGGGAGAGGAATAAAAAGAGACGGGGCAGGGTTCAGAGAACCTCTGCCTTCGTGATCCTGACCTCGGGGACAGGCCGGTCCTGACGGTCGGTCCTCGCATTTCCGATGGCGTCGACGACCTCCATCCCCTCGACGACCTTCCCGAAGGCCGGGTGCATGCGGTCGAGATAGTTGTTGTTCACCAGGTTGATGAAGAACTGACTTCCCCCGGTGTTCGGGCCGGCATTCGCCATCGAGATGGTGCCGCGGTCGTTCCTGTTCGAGGGCGTGAACTCGTCGGGGATCGTGTAGCCTGGCCCGCCCATGCCGGTGCCGGTCGGGTCGCCGCCCTGGATCATGAAGTTGGGGATGACCCGGTGGAAGATAACGCCGTCGTAGAACCCTTCTTTCACCAGTTTTTCAAAGTTGCCGGCGGTGATCGGCATGTCGGCAAACAACTGGATGGTGATGTCGCCCATCGTCGTGTGGAGGACGACCTTTGCTCCTTCTGGATGGTCTCCCATGACTTTTCCTCCCTGTTCCATAGTGCGGGCGACCATAAGAGTTCTTCCTGATCCGCGCACAGGGGGGGTATGGCCGGAGAGGGCGACGCACGGCGTGCCGCGGAGCACGAGAGGATGGTGGAGGAGTTTCTCCAGAACCTCACCCATGAGAGGCCTGAATATCGGTGGGGTGCCGCGGACGCCCTCGGCAGGCTCGGGGACAGAAGGGCGGTCGAACCCCTCATCGCCGTCATGGACGACCCCGACCCGCGGGTGCGGAAGAAGGCGGCATGGGCCCTCGGGCAGCTCGGCGACATGCGGGGGCAGAGGTCTCTTCTTGCGGCGATGCGAGATCGTGACGAGGATGTCAGGGAGATCGCGGAGGAGGCGTAC contains:
- a CDS encoding SET domain-containing protein → MADAETEEGASTSSIVSSVRLHDGAEGADIEGQIHPPDIVVGETAGRGRGVFAARDFLRGEVIEVCPVIVSAGAGDEGLIDQTNFFNYYFGWGEGERACAVALGYGSLYNHSYHPNADHRRDFAAGTITVAACRRIRAGEEITINYTGPVNCRDPVWFDVVGEE
- a CDS encoding HEAT repeat domain-containing protein yields the protein MAGEGDARRAAEHERMVEEFLQNLTHERPEYRWGAADALGRLGDRRAVEPLIAVMDDPDPRVRKKAAWALGQLGDMRGQRSLLAAMRDRDEDVREIAEEAYEILKRKVFGGE
- a CDS encoding peptidylprolyl isomerase — its product is MGDHPEGAKVVLHTTMGDITIQLFADMPITAGNFEKLVKEGFYDGVIFHRVIPNFMIQGGDPTGTGMGGPGYTIPDEFTPSNRNDRGTISMANAGPNTGGSQFFINLVNNNYLDRMHPAFGKVVEGMEVVDAIGNARTDRQDRPVPEVRITKAEVL